From a region of the Dictyostelium discoideum AX4 chromosome 2 chromosome, whole genome shotgun sequence genome:
- the vps54 gene encoding vacuolar protein sorting 54 family protein produces MSLNNYNNNNNNNRNNNNNNNNSNNNNNSFTNDNYAIDTEWENNKNNNNVTSPISSNHSSPSSSSLSRSSSMLFGENNGTSPFIFAQSLTSVCLDPMSPLPNEWSPSDLQLPQSSSSSSSSATTATTTNGNNVITSPTLQFNNSSNINIQSFNSYIQKIKPYYKIFLENKQKDLIPTNKKTKEEIISLENIPAFFFKKDMTVNEILNYANNDPSPIIFQKLEHYYTIIEENIVGHVRDKSLLFFSAMSDLKQFRSQLINLSNHIKNSEETLGEIDDNIIHGLNISKLFLQKNRIKDTLETLSLVSEVTQAQPALQLLLSKGDYMGALELINRTQSAISLELHYISSLKNLSPQLLEMINLIEKMSLQDFIKYSLNDEILLSSSPNSNNNSPIFNKLSLKNRNRNKINSSNNEEKEDNEDYYDEEDDDDDDDDENINYESLNENLNNYLSPLIIVLLKVGRIQEALEEFRDASNESFKQLFKNTVANITYQLLDSGGSSHHKTPTNSFNSQNFNWNDCKLKLLKLSSNDSLPLFKAVEKAFRRKFIVFSKVLELIIDIVNNNNGINNNGINNNNNKNGDKSPNIFGETVINTCSTVAYSIIETMQERISSLMKVRGEINAKLALPDFVLLYNQIESFLKFTESYSLSKRKTPILRSSILAQLKMFLDILHQNRLSSLKLLLENEDWVQVKVVSEFQNIVNSIVQQSTDYNNKDNNKDNNNNNNNNENNNISDEIYINSEPFKVVNTSLMLLKFINDYLCCCEKLPTIIIDSLPKIIEILNTFNSMTHQLVLMAGARQTMKLKTITSKHLGYASQSLSFQIKLIPYIKVIVSRSLTVKQLSLLNGLDKLLQDFVSHRQEIFNKFVVIIKERSSYHLKVLGSIDLRDDTLPIPTPPIASLSKDITTLHKLLASILPPDQLFKVFTNIYFMFNSLFIENLSKFDMSHKLSKRRIHNDVLHLLNSIRNLPNAGDPGNDIEDYLNQHFPM; encoded by the exons atgtctttaaataattacaacaacaacaacaacaacaaccgcaacaataacaacaacaacaataatagtaataataataataatagttttacgAATGATAACTATGCAATTGATACAGAAtgggaaaataataaaaataataataatgtaacaTCACCAATATCATCAAATCATAGTTCACCATCTTCGTCATCATTATCAAGATCATCATCTATGTTATTTGGAGAGAACAATGGCACATCACCATTTATATTTGCTCAATCATTAACATCGGTTTGTTTAGATCCAATGTCACCATTACCAAATGAATGGTCACCCTCAGATTTACAATTACCACAatcatcatcctcttcatcCTCTTCAGCGACAACAgcgacaacaacaaatggGAATAATGTTATAACATCACCAAcattacaatttaataatagtagtaatattaatattcaatcatttaataGCTATATTCAAAAGATTAAGCCATATTATAAGATATTCTTAGAGAATAAACAAAAGGATTTAATAccaacaaacaaaaaaactaAAGAAGAAATCATCAGTTTAGAGAATATACCagcattcttttttaaaaaggatATGACagttaatgaaattttaaactaTGCAAATAATGATCCATCACCAATCATATTTCAAAAGTTGGAACATTATTACACTATAATCGAGGAGAATATAGTTGGTCATGTTCGtgataaatctttattattcttttctgCAATGTctgatttaaaacaatttagatctcaattaattaatttatcgaatcatattaaaaattcaga agaaacattaggtgaaattgatgataatattatacATGGATTAAatatatcaaaattatttcttCAAAAGAATAGAATAAAGGATACATTAGAAACATTATCATTGGTATCAGAGGTTACACAAGCACAACCCGCATTACAACTTTTACTATCTAAAGGTGATTATATGGGTGCATTGGAATTAATCAATAGAACTCAATCAGCTATCTCTTTAGAATTACATTACATTTCatcattaaagaatttatcaCCACAATTATTGGAAATGATTAATTTAATCGAGAAAATGTCATTAcaagattttattaaatattcattaaatgatgaaatcCTATTAAGTTCTTCaccaaatagtaataataattcaccaatttttaataaactttctttaaaaaatagaaatagaaataaaattaatagtagtaataatgaagaaaaagaagataatgaagattactatgatgaagaagacgatgatgatgatgatgatgatgaaaatataaactatgaatcattaaatgaaaatttaaataattatttatcaccattaataattgtattattaaaagttggTAGAATTCAAGAAGCATTAGAAGAATTTAGAGATGCATCAAATGAATCATTTAAACAACTTTTTAAGAATACTGTTGCAAATATAACCTATCAATTATTggatagtggtggtagtagtcaTCATAAAACACCCACAAACTCATTCAACTCtcaaaatttcaattggaatgattgtaaattaaaacttttaaaattatcttcTAATGattcattaccattatttaaagCTGTTGAAAAAGCATTTCGTAGGAAATTCATTGTATTTTCAAAagttttagaattaattatagatattgtaaataataataatggaattaataataatggaattaataataataataataagaatggTGATAAATCACCAAATATATTTGGTGAAACAGTTATTAATACTTGTAGTACAGTTGCAtattcaataattgaaaCTATGCAAGAAAgaatatcatcattaatgAAAGTTAGGGGTGAAATTAATGCAAAATTGGCATTACCAGATTTTGTATTACTCTATAAtcaaattgaatcatttttaaagtttACTGAATCTTATTCACtttcaaaaagaaaaacaccAATCTTAAGATCATCAATATTGgctcaattaaaaatgtttttagaTATTCTTCATCAAAATagattatcatcattaaaattattattagaaaatgaaGATTGGGTACAAGTTAAAGTAGTTTCtgaatttcaaaatattgtAAATAGTATAGTTCAACAATCAactgattataataataaagataataataaagataataataataataataataataatgaaaataataatatatcagatgaaatttatataaatagtGAACCATTTAAAGTTGTAAATACATCATTAATGttattgaaatttataaatgacTATTTATGTTGTTGTGAAAAGTTACCAACGATTATTATAGATTCACTTCCAAAGATTATAGAGATTTTAAATACATTTAATAGTATGACTCATCAATTGGTATTGATGGCAGGTGCTAGACAAACtatgaaattgaaaactATCACTTCCAAACATTTAGGTTATGCATCACAATCATTAAGTTTTCAAATAAAGTTAATACCATATATAAAGGTGATAGTATCAAGATCATTAACAGTGAAACAGTTATCATTATTGAATGGATTGGATAAGTTGCTACAAGATTTCGTTTCACATAGACAAGagattttcaataaatttgtGGTTATCATTAAAGAAAGATCAAGTTATCATCTTAAAGTTTTAGGTTCAATAGATTTAAGAGATGATACTTTACCAATtccaacaccaccaataGCATCACTCTCAAAAGATATTACAACACTTCATAAATTATTAGCTTCAATTTTACCACCtgatcaattatttaaagtatttacaaatatttaCTTTATGTTTAATAGTTTATTCATTGAAAATCTTTCAAAGTTTGATATGTCtcataaattatcaaaaagaaGAATACATAATGATGttttacatttattaaattcaattcgTAATTTGCCAAATGCTGGTGATCCTGGTAATGATATtgaagattatttaaatcaacattttccaatgtaa
- a CDS encoding hypothetical protein (Similar to Dictyostelium discoideum (Slime mold). hypothetical 97.7 kDa protein), producing the protein MDNIIYSYLNDLYIDHSNNCGNNKDYDLFLKCLLTLSINDLYITYDTLSHYCNIINSNNKKRLNDGHYSGFEDSLYCLNDKQIQVLNNHMKILNNNNNNNNNNNNNNNNNNNNNNNNNNNNNNNNNIDNNNYIFTHTKTDNGDQNKIIFDCSIIIIIENNIKIQKKQLLNKTLNKKIKTTDSDNSFINVYKIYHKNNNNNNNNNNNCYDNNSNCKDKNYELFKKVWNNVIIKNNILFHLRLYNFHMIEKFKISIEELEIYKYKSYISTLIIGGDESKYPILCKDYKIPSSVTRLEFSDSFDPILEDYCIPNTIQSLKFGVNFDQKLNKKIICDSITSLCLNCSFNQTLGGDGDGSETWIPRGIKHLEFGESFQQSIYPGQLPHGLTSLILDESYGGIIAPNSIPDTVKTLNFTFESNENIWDLKNSLVPKGTTSLEFDNSFNQPIMVGDIPPNVTNLKFGDAFNNTISPNSLPHSIRSLTFGTYYNTTLKPNSLPPNLTCLTFGYGYNQPLEQDQIPRTVCELSFGGTFDQAIPLEFFKKYKCLKSLNFNDNFDQLIPPESLSRTITSLNLGGYDGVLNQQIFPPSLKSLTLGSFNQAIKEGDLPSSITSLTLTSFNHSIKNNVLPQSLTHLELGNFFNNTIEKDALPSSLKSFTFLSLHCKTFPKIEYPPTLKTISLAYNTDLLNTIDSNFFDKYKLN; encoded by the exons ATGGATAATATCATTTATTCTTATTTGAATGACTTATATATTGACCATTCAAATAATTGcggtaataataaagattatgatttgtttttaaaatgtttattaACATTATCAATCAATGATCTATATATAACCTATGATACTTTATCACACTATTgcaatattatcaatagtaataataaaaaaag aCTAAATGATGGACATTATTCCGGTTTTGAAGATTCATTATAttgtttaaatgataaacaaattcaagtattaaataatcatatgaaaattttaaataataataataataataataataataataataataataataataataataataataataataataataataataataataataataataataataatattgataataataattatatatttactcACACAAAAACGGATAATGgtgatcaaaataaaattatatttgattgttcaattataataataattgaaaataatataaaaattcaaaaaaaacaattattaaataaaactttaaataaaaaaataaaaacaactgATAGTGATAATAGCTTTATCAatgtatataaaatatatcataaaaacaataacaacaacaacaacaacaacaataattgttatgataataatagtaattgtaaagataaaaattatgaattatttaaaaaagtttggaataatgttataattaaaaataatattttatttcatcttagactttataattttcatatGATAGAGAAATTTAAGATTTCAATTGAAGAActtgaaatttataaatataaaagttATATATCAACTTTAATTATTGGTGGAGATGAATCAAAGTATCCAATACTTTGTAAAGATTATAAAATACCATCAAGTGTTACCAGACTAGAATTTTCAGATTCATTCGATCCAATATTAGAAGATTATTGTATACCAAACACAATTCAGTCATTGAAATTTGGTGTTAATTTcgatcaaaaattaaataaaaaaataatttgtgaTAGTATAACATCGTTATGTTTAAATTGTAGTTTTAATCAAACATTGGGTGGCGATGGAGATGGAAGTGAAACATGGATACCAAGAGGAATCAAACATTTAGAATTTGGTGAATCATTTCAACAGTCGATTTACCCAGGTCAACTACCACATGGTCTTACATCACTAATATTGGATGAGAGTTATGGTGGTATAATAGCACCAAATTCAATACCTGACACTGTGAAAACCTTGAATTTCACATTCGAATCCAATGAGAACATATgggatttaaaaaatagtttgGTACCAAAGGGAACCACGTCACTAGAGTTTGATAATTCCTTTAATCAACCTATAATGGTTGGCGATATACCACCAAATGTcaccaatttaaaatttggtgatgcttttaataatacaatcaGTCCAAATTCATTACCACATTCAATTAGAAGTCTCACATTTGGAACTTATTATAACACTACACTCAAACCAAATTCTTTACCACCCAATCTAACTTGTTTGACCTTTGGCTATGGCTATAACCAACCACTTGAACAAGACCAAATTCCACGTACAGTTTGCGAGCTATCTTTTGGTGGAACTTTTGATCAAGCAATACCATTggaattctttaaaaaatataaatgcTTAAAATCTTTGAATTTCAATGACAATTTCGACCAACTAATCCCACCAGAATCATTATCAAGAACCATCACATCACTAAATCTTGGTGGTTACGATGGTGttttaaatcaacaaatatTCCCACcatctttaaaatcattaacacTTGGTTCTTTTAATCAAGCTATAAAAGAAGGTGATTTACCTTCATCAATTACATCTTTAACACTCACATCTTTCAatcattcaattaaaaataatgttttacCTCAATCATTAACTCATTTGGAATTGGGTAACTTTTTCAACAATACCATAGAAAAGGATGCTTTACCATCatctttaaaaagttttacGTTTTTATCACTTCACTGTAAAACTTTTCCAAAAATTGAATATCCACCaacattaaaaacaatttcattaGCATATAATACTGATCTTTTAAATACTATagattcaaatttttttgataaatataaattaaattaa
- the rps4 gene encoding 40S ribosomal protein S4, giving the protein MARGPKKHLKRLAAPNHWMLDKLSGKWAPRPSSGPHKLRECLPLILVLRNRLKYALTKKEVTLILMQRLVKVDGKVRTDPNYPAGFMDVISIEKTKENFRLLFDPKGRFTLQRITPEEAKFKLARVTRVETGNQGIPYVHTDDGRTIRYPDPAISIHDTIKIDIESGKITAFIPFEVNNLCMIVGGHNLGRVGAVTHREKHPGSFDIVHVTDTAGHQFATRLSNVFIIGKASQTFVSLPAGKGVRRSRVDERNAALKRRGEKIETVA; this is encoded by the exons ATG gCTCGTGGTCCAAAgaaacatttaaaaagattagCAGCTCCAAATCACTGGATGTTAGATAAATTATCTGGTAAATGGGCACCAAGACCATCAAGTGGTCCACACAAATTAAGAGAATGTCTCCCATTAATCCTCGTCTTAAGAAACAGATTAAAGTATGCCTTAACCAAAAAGGAAGTCACCTTAATCTTAATGCAAAGACTCGTCAAAGTTGATGGTAAAGTCCGTACCGATCCAAACTACCCAGCTGGTTTCATGGATGTCATCTCAATTGAAAAGACCAAGGAAAATTTCCGTTTACTCTTTGATCCAAAAGGTAGATTCACATTACAAAGAATCACCCCAGAAGAAGCTAAATTCAAATTAGCCCGTGTCACCCGTGTTGAAACTGGTAACCAAGGTATCCCATACGTCCACACTGATGACGGTCGTACCATCCGTTACCCAGATCCAGCCATCTCAATCCACGATACCATTAAAATCGATATTGAATCAGGTAAAATCACTGCTTTCATCCCATTCGAAGTCAACAACTTATGTATGATCGTTGGTGGTCACAATTTAGGTCGTGTTGGTGCCGTCACTCACCGTGAAAAACATCCAGGTTCCTTCGATATCGTTCACGTTACCGATACTGCTGGTCATCAATTCGCCACTCGTTTATCTAACGTCTTCATCATTGGTAAAGCCTCCCAAACTTTCGTCTCCCTCCCAGCCGGTAAAGGTGTCAGACGTTCAAGAGTTGATGAACGTAACGCTGCCCTCAAGAGACGTGGTGAAAAAATCGAAACCGTTgcttaa
- the irlA gene encoding IRE family protein kinase yields the protein MTKPIFKSKTKPLGWSKISSKEVINEDEEEEEGGEEGGEEEEIDNNKNSNNSSSNSNNNNNDNNNNNGEERKVEKEEEKEEINHYRNQFEKDLLDMELKALNRETIDNILSGLNSYEIFKEVNFDFEKLYSIIISEPPPLFDTFFDSVSSFEIFFTDCLILLCSNFPDGIDTSITRPNFNDFYNHFKDRGVINKYISRENIHKALNDKLMTDYFNSGIYLGLLDTLDIAAIRFITIFGKFLSYEVVETISNSLFRYRTDKIEFLSDIIRELLLCNEKYRTLSKSYDLVQKRLQKEEFTFIKVFEDDDPKLFSALYQPPDIIKLITEPEKDSGFWCMIGIFKSKRILDYLIRTEPSKSWFKGKESDYFFSIAEMGGKYFNWTLLEPKLIKKEVNQKSLKGVIPPRELNSQQRNTQFFRVFNGVTGFNDIRFVYANPSLAQHAIKFIQKVTECGLFLNTDVRNVRDSIPNSNSFLFRKFLEVNFFYRYEKDNEVYQHQPTEENSLLYSTSIISRIVEMEVTDLLSVVLKNLTQQGCSLAREAVDERSLLSTIHSDKYYNSSIVVLHNYWPIPPKFCDCSTSFISMANGKLPRTYSGSDGVIPYIFFARNHLTLGFLLSIHNNITDTIDINHWISVAISGGLYYDKEEIFRKYPLLQKESTLQKYPRPVNILEFQTLLENNECIEYIARTFIKEIPPHEVPTVKHSDLLILFEISVMKKRSIRSKESLQAELDLIEEEKREKKKQKDKKKNKSNQNQKNNNNQNNQSNNNKINSPSSNKLTQNVTPPSSPVNIITSSSTTSSSTSSTTSSTTSSTIEPKPPTQTLPIKTSSPTKPESQKPSTPDPLIPKSSKSTTKNNNNNNNNNNNNNNNNNNNNNNNNNKENREMALEVINEMEKIEIEESLLSTSSLVQPQQQSQQSQQQQEQQQQQQQQQQQQQQQQQQQQQQQQQQQQQQEKQQEQQEQQESIQLNQTLTPIIPDFQIGKFKFSRDENNIIGRGSNGTLVFRGIWNDRIPVAVKQMQKAFNPHISKEIEVLIRLTSNNCSNMIRYIDQEEDQLFVYLGLTLCEESLQDLMESKRYKEFIEKTTTTNITTTFNNNIIDENLYEQRILSLFKDVINGINFLHCQDIVHNDLNPRNILVHKGNFVISDLGLSKMQVETSYSFTNNAPTGQEGYHPIEVLQEKRKTKSVDIFSLGCILFYLLTNGQHPFGNNKLLRVANIVYDKPDLEPLKFNAPALDLVRLMISQDEKKRPTIDTILNHPLFWSTNEKIKFYESSLNLLKDPNNSQSKHSKLLNYYQNDNSGGVLFLSKPWNQIIDPFLIDHVENNNNNNNNNNNNKQNSKKLAIVAYQYDQVRDLVRCIRNSLVHHKDILRSITQQQNLPPSSKEFANDCLKSQESVLLYFECKFPDLLFHLYQQFKKSDFNSKDYLNIKF from the exons atgacaaaaccaatatttaaaagtaaaaCCAAACCATTAGGGTGGTCTAAAATATCAAGTAAGGAAGTTattaatgaagatgaagaagaagaggaaggaGGAGAAGAAGGaggagaagaagaagaaatagataataataaaaacagtaataatagtagtagtaatagtaataataataataatgataacaataataacaatggtgAAGAAAGGAAGgtagaaaaagaagaagagaaagaagaaattaatcATTATAGaaatcaatttgaaaaagatttattagaTATGGAATTAAAAGCATTAAATAGAGaaacaattgataatattttaagtGGTTTAAATTCctatgaaatttttaaagaagtTAATTTCGATTTTGAAAAGTTATATTCAATAATTATTAGTGAACCTCCACCATTATTTGATACTTTCTTTGATTCAGTATCTTCATTTGAAATCTTCTTTACAGATTGTTTAATTCTATTATGTAGTAATTTCCCAGACGGTATTGATACATCAATTACACGtccaaattttaatgatttttataatcattttaaagATAG aggagttataaataaatatatttcaaGAGAAAATATTCACAAAGCATTAAATGATAAGTTAATGACagattattttaattcaGGTATATATTTAGGATTGTTGGATACTTTAGATATAGCAGCCATTAGATTTATAACGATATTTGGAAAGTTTTTATCATATGAGGTTGTAGAGACAATCagtaattcattatttagaTATAGAACAGACAAAATTGAATTTCTATCAGATATTATTagagaattattattatgtaaTGAAAAATATAGAACATTATCAAAAAGTTACGATTTAGTTCAAAAGAGATTACAAAAAGAAGaatttacatttattaaagtgtttgaagatgatgatccAAAATTATTCTCAGCATTATATCAACCCCCTGATATAATCAAGTTAATTACAGAACCAGAAAAAGATTCAGGGTTTTGGTGTATGATtggaatatttaaatcaaagagGATTTTAGATTATCTTATAAGAACTGAACCAAGTAAGAGTTGGTTCAAAGGTAAAGAATCTGATTACTTTTTTTCAATAGCGGAAATGGGTggaaaatatttcaattggaCATTATTGGaaccaaaattaattaaaaaggaAGTTAATCAGAAATCATTAAAAGGTGTAATACCACCAAGGGAATTGAATAGTCAACAACGTAATACTCAATTCTTTCGAGTTTTCAATGGAGTTACAGGGTTCAATGATATACGGTTTGTTTATGCCAATCCATCATTAGCTCAACATgcaataaaatttattcaaaagGTGACTGAATGTggtctatttttaaatactgATGTAAGAAATGTTAGAGATTCCATACCAAATTCCAATAGTTTTCTATTTAGAAAATTCTTAGAGGTTAATTTTTTCTATAGATACGAAAAAGACAATGAGGTATATCAACATCAACCAACTGAAGAAAACTCACTCTTATACTCAACATCAATCATTTCAAGAATTGTGGAAATGGAAGTAACTGATCTTTTATCAGTGgttcttaaaaatttaactCAACAAGGTTGTTCATTAGCACGTGAAGCCGTTGATGAGAGATCTTTGTTAAGTACAATTCATTCGGATAAATACTATAATAGTTCAATTGTGGTATTACATAATTATTGGCCAATTCCACCAAAGTTTTGTGATTGTTCAACATCATTTATTTCAATGGCCAATGGTAAATTGCCTAGAACCTATTCTGGTAGCGATGGTGTTATACCTTATATATTTTTCGCTAGAAATCATTTAACACTTGGATTCTTACTATCAATTCATAATAATATCACCGATACCATTGATATTAATCATTGGATTTCCGTTGCGATATCTGGTGGACTTTATTATGACAAAGAGGAAATCTTTAGGAAATATCCATTACTTCAAAAAGAATCTACACTTCAAAAATATCCAAGACCAGTTAATATTTTAGAATTTCAAACtttattagaaaataatgaGTGTATCGAATATATCGCCAGAACTTTCATTAAAGAAATTCCACCTCATGAAGTACCAACTGTTAAACATTCAGATTTACTCATACTCTTTGAAATTTCAGTTATGaaaaaaagatcaattaGATCAAAAGAATCACTTCAAGCTGAattagatttaattgaagaagaaaaaagagaaaagaaaaaacaaaaagataaaaagaaaaataaatcaaatcaaaatcaaaaaaataataataatcaaaataatcaaagtaataataataaaataaattcaccatcatcaaataaactCACTCAAAATGTTACTCCACCATCTTCACCTGTAAATATAATaacttcatcatcaactaCATCATCAAgtacatcatcaacaacatcatcaacaacatcatcaactatAGAACCAAAACCGCCAACACAAACATTACCAATAaaaacatcatcaccaaccAAACCAGAATCACAAAAACCATCAACTCCTGATCCATTAATCCCCAAATCTTCAAAATCaactacaaaaaataataataataataataataataataataataataataataataataataataataataataataataataataaagaaaatagaGAAATGGCTTTAGAGGTTATAAATGAAAtggaaaaaattgaaattgaggaatcattattatcaacatcTTCTTTggtacaaccacaacaacaatcacaacaatcacaacaacaacaagaacaacaacaacaacaacaacaacaacaacaacaacaacaacaacaacaacaacaacaacaacaacaacaacaacaacaacaacaacaacaagaaaaacaacaagaacaacaagaacaacaagaatctattcaattaaatcaaaccCTAACACCAATAATACCAGATTTTCaaattggtaaatttaaatttagtagagacgaaaataatataataggGAGAGGATCAAATGGTACATTAGTATTTAGAGGAATTTGGAATGACAGAATACCAGTCGCTGTTAAACAAATGCAAAAAGCTTTCAATCCTCATATTAGTAAAGAGATTGAAGTATTAATTCGTTTAACGAGTAATAATTGTTCAAATATGATTAGATATATAGATCAAGAAGAGGatcaattatttgtttatttaggTTTAACTTTATGTGAAGAGTCATTACAAGATTTAATGGAATCTAAAAGGTATAAAGAATTTATAGAGaaaaccaccactaccaataTTACAACgacttttaataataatattattgatgaaaatttatATGAACAAAGAATATTAAGTCTTTTTAAAGATGTTATTAATGGAATTAACTTTTTACATTGCCAAGATATTGTacataatgatttaaatccaAGAAATATTTTAGTACATAAGGGTAACTTTGTTATATCAGATTTAGGACTTAGTAAAATGCAAGTTGAAACATCATAttcatttacaaataatgCACCAACTGGTCAAGAAGGTTATCATCCAATTGAAGTACTTCAAGAGAAACGTAAAACTAAATCAGTGGATATATTTTCATTGggttgtattttattttatcttttaaccAATGGTCAACATccatttggtaataataaattattaagagTTGCAAATATTGTCTATGATAAACCAGATTTAGAGCCATTGAAATTTAATGCACCTGCCTTGGATTTAGTTAGATTAATGATTTCCCAAGATGAAAAGAAAAGACCAACCATTGATACCATACTTAATCATCCATTGTTTTGGTCAACTAatgaaaaaatcaaattttatgaATCTTCTTTAAACCTTTTAAAAGATCCAAATAATTCTCAATCAAAACATAGTAAactattgaattattatcaaaatgataatagtggtggtgtattatttttatcaaaaccTTGGAATCAAATTATTGatccatttttaattgatcatgttgaaaataataataataataacaataacaataacaataataaacaaaactcTAAAAAGTTAGCAATAGTTGCATATCAATACGATCAAGTTAGAGATTTAGTTCGTTGTATTAGAAATTCCTTGGTTCACCATAAGGATATATTAAGATCAATcactcaacaacaaaactTACCCCCATCCTCAAAGGAATTTGCCAATGATTGTCTAAAAAGTCAAGAATCTGTACTATTATATTTCGAATGTAAATTCCCTGAcctattatttcatttatatcaacaatttaaaaaatcagaTTTCAATTctaaagattatttaaatataaagttttag